The Flavobacteriales bacterium genomic sequence TGCCCCAACCAACTCAGAAGAAGGCGACGAGGCTGAGGTTCTTACCTTACTGATCGACCATTATGAAAACCATCACTTCCCGATCGAAGCACCTGACCCTATCGAAGCGATTAAGATCAGAATGGAGGAGAAGAACCTTAAGCAAAAAGACTTAGTCGGTCTCATTGGCGGAAAAAGTAGAGTCTCGGAGATTTTGAACCGAAGAAAAAGGCTCACCGTCGACATGATCAGAAAATTAGAGCAGGCTTTGAATATTTCAGCATCAGTACTTGTTGGGAATTATGAGCTGATGAAGTAAACCTGGATTCTTGTGTCGGCTGTGATCCATGAACTGTGGACAAGTCAATTTGCTTCGCAAGTATATTCGCTGTTGGCGAGTAAATCGGCGCTTCGCACCGGGGCATGGATATTGAACTGTGAAGGGACTCTTGGCCCCGAGTTTTAACACGGGTGTTGTAATTAGAAAGCAGAATCTAAATTGTCGCTTCCGTTAGCCGAAGGCGAGGAATGAGCGGAATTTCGTTTCGCGAAGCGAAATAGAGCATGAAGCGAAATGACGAGCGGTTGCGCGCAAGCGCAATCGGCCTAGGGAGCGACTTGATTTTTGGGCTACTTTTTATCAAGAAAAAGTAGCGGAGATTCCAATTTGATCAAGTAATAATAAACAGATTGAAAAAAGCTAAAGCTTTGGCTAAAGCTAATAGCCGCACTACGTGCGTTTGAAACGATAAATTATCGTTCCCACCTCCAATTCTGCTGCGTTGACGTCTCCCTGCCACTTGGTCTTGAGCGCCGCCTCTTTGGCTTTGGTGAGCAAGCAATCTGCGGTATTGGTGGTTCCTCGATCGCCGGGTTCGGCGCGCACCACGGTGCCTTTGCGGTTCACCCAAACTTTAACCACCACTTTCCCTTCTTCATTGCAGATGTAGTCGGGCTTTGGCTTGGTCAAGGCGGTGCGTTCGCCCAAGTTATAATCTCCGCTGTTTCCGGTGCCGCCATTGCCCTGGTAGTTGGGTGCGTTCGGATTCCCCGTAGGGTCGCCCATATCGCCCGACCCCTGAGCATCGCCTTCGTTACTGCTTTCGCTGTTGTTGAAGAAATCGTTCAGCGCATTGTTGAGTTCATCACTCGGCTTAGGCTCCTCAGGCTGCTTTTCTTTTTCCGGCGCGGCCTGCTCTTGCGGCTCCTGGTTATCGATGTTCACCGTCTCTATATCGTCCTGGGTGGCCACATCTTCGATCTGCTCCACCGGCTCACTCTCTACGGGCACATCCGGCACGTCGCGCTCCACCTCGTTGGTCTGCGTGCTCTGTGTCTTGGTCGGAGAAGTAGGGCCAAAGGCCGCTTCTACATTACCGAAGTTTATGGCGATGCCCTCTTCGGGTGGGGGAACCATGTATTTTAATCCGAATAAAAAGAATATGATGATCAGGGCCACATGAATGCTTATGGTCCAAATCAAGCCTTTCCTTTTATCGTCTTTATCGCCTACCATTATTTCGTTGTTCGTTGTCCGTTGTTCGTTGTTCGTTGTTCGTTGTCCGGAATTCCCGACGAACGGAAAACGGAAAACGCTCAACGCCTATCTACTTCGGAGCCGTCGCCAGCACGATCTTAAACTGATTCCTGTAAGCTATATCCATCACCGTCACCGCGTACTCGATCGGAACGCCTTTCTCGACCCGGAGGACAATCGTGCTCTCTGCATCACCTCCTAATTGGTTCACCAACATCGATTCTAAAAGCTCAGGTTCGATGCGATCGCGATCGATGAAATAGTTCAAATTCTTATCGATGCTCACACTCGTGCTTTGCTTCTTCACCGTTTTAGCCTTGCTCTGAGGCAATACCAGGTCCAGCGCATTCGTGGTCACCAGCGTACTGGTGAGCATAAAGAAAATGAGCAGCAAGAACACGATGTCGGTCATACTCGACATCGAAAAATTCGCACTGACTTTATTTCGGCTGCGTAAATTCATTAGGCTACCGGTTCGTGCAACAGATCCAAGAATTCCGTACTGCGGGCCTCCATCTTAAAGATCACTTTATCCACCCGGGCCACCAACAGGTTGTACCCGATGAACGCCACGATACCCACGATCAAACCGGCCACGGTAGTGGTCATTGCCGTATAAATACCCTGGCTCAACATCTCTACGTTGATTTGTCCGCCGGCATTGGCCATTTCGTGGAAAGCCAAGATCATACCGATCACCGTACCCAAGAATCCGATCATGGGTGCCGCTCCCGAAATAGTGGCCAGCGTCGCCAAGTTCGTTTCCATGGAGTTCACCTCCAGCTTTCCGGCGTTCTCGATGGCCGCCGAAATATCGTTCAGCGGTTTTCCGATTCTGCTGATCCCTTTGCCGATCATGCGGGCGATGGGCGTATCGGTGCGTTTACAGAGGTCGGTAGCGCTTTCGAGCCGTCCTTCCTTCACGTAATCGCGAATGTTGTTCATGAAATTCTCGTCTTCCTTACTCGCCTTTTTAATGGCGTTGTGCCGTTCAACGTAGATGTACACAGCGATCACACTCAGCACAAAAAGCACGGCCATAATGATGTTTCCGCCGATGCCCCCGCTGGTGATGAGCTCAATGATGGATAGCGTTTTTTCCTGCGCTACGGCAGCCGTATCGGTGCCCGCGCTCAGATTATTGATCTGCAGTAGATTCACGAGATCTGTGGATTAAGGTTGTTCGTAAAACGGCCGAAACGCTTCGGCTATTGTGCACTTAGCGCAAGAAGGACATCTCGATGATGTACCAACCCGCGCCGGCAAAATAACCCAACAGGGCCAACAAGCTGATGCGTTTCAGGTACCAAATAAAGTCAATTTTCTCGAGACCCATCACCGCTACTCCGGCCGCGGATCCAATGATCAGGGCTGAGCCGCCCGTTCCGGCACAGTAGGCCAAGAATTCCCAAAAGAGTCCATCTTCAGCGAAAAAGCCTGCGGCTTGAATATCGTACATCCCCGAAGAGGCCGCCACCAACGGTACGTTGTCGACTATCGCGCTCAGCAGACCAATGATCATGCTCACTCCGTATACACCGCTCGCTTCTTGGGTTCCGATGTTGTTATCGAGGAAGGTCGCCAAGGCGCCTAGTTGTCCGGCACTCTGCAAACTCGCTACCGCCAACAGGATCCCCAAGAAAAATAGCACGCTCGAGGTATCGATCTTACGCAGTACGTGGATCACCTGCAGCTTCTGCTTTTCTTCGTACTCTTTTCCGTGGTGCATACGCTCGGTCACGACCCAAAGCACACCCAAGCTAAACATCATGCCCATAAACGGTGGCAATTGCGTTACGGTCTTGAAAACCGGCACGAACAGGAGTCCGGCCACACCCAAAATGAATACGATCACTTTCTCGCGCGGATCAACCTCGATATCGTGGCGATGACTCACCTTTTCGGGGCGTTCAACAGTTCCTTTCATGGTGAAGGTCAATACCCCCAGCGGCACCAACAAACACACCAGTGAGCTCAAGAAGATATTCACGATGATGGATCCGGCCGTGATCTGCCCTCCGATCCATAACATAGTGGTGGTCACATCACCGATCGGTGACCAGGCTCCACCCGCGTTCGCAGCTACCACTACGATACCGGCGAACATCCAGCGGGTCTCCTTGTCCTTGATCAACTTGCGCAGTAGGCTCACCATCACGATCGAGGTAGTCAGGTTGTCCAATACGGCACTAAAGAAGAAGGTCAAAATGGCGATGATCCACAACAGCTTCACCTTGTTGGTGGTGCCGATACGGTCCGTGATCACAGAAAAACCCTCGTGGGCGTCTATGATCTCCACGATGGTCATGGCCCCCATCAGGAAGAACAGAATCGAAGCTATCTCGCTCAAATGCTCCAACAAATGGTGCTCGTAACCGTGCTCTACGTTAAAGTGCTCCAGGGCCGCATACAGTGCCCAACAAACGACTCCTGTCACCAGGGCCGAAGCCGCCTTATCGATCTTGAAGGGGTGCTCGAGCGCGATGAACAAGTATCCGAGCACGAAAACGACGACCATGGCTATGTACATGACTAAAGGAGGTTTGAGTAGAGGGTTAGATGAGTTGGTTCAAAGCGATCTCGAAGGCCGTTTGCGCAATCTTCGTTTTGTCTGATTTAGCGGCATTGCTCTTAACCAACGCCTCGCGAATAATGTTGCTGGTATCGCTAAAAATAGCGTCGTCGCTCAGCTCTACGTCCGTCTCCATGAGGTAAGCGAATACGCGAGCCATACCGCAGTTGCTGATGAAGTCGGGCACTACGCTAATGCGATTGTCGACGTATTCGGCGATGGGTCCGAAAAAGATCTCTTGATCGGCAAAGGGGACATTCGCGCCGCAGGCGATAACCTCCATGCCCGTATCGATCATGCGATCGGCCTGTTCGCGTGTGATGAGGCGCGACGCCGCACAGGGCAAAAAGACTTCGACGTCGAGATCCCAGATGCGCTCGTTCACTTCTTCGAACGATAAAATTTTGTGCTTGCTGCTGGCGAGTTGGTTGCCCGCCTTTTCGCGGTACAGCTCGGTGATCTCGTCCATGGTGAATCCATCCTCATTGATGAGCCCCCCGGCGCGATCGATGATACCGACCACTTTGGCACCCGCCTGCGTAATGTAGAATCCGGCCGCGGCACCTACGTTACCCCAACCCTGAACGATCACGCGTTTGCCTTCGAGGCTTCCGCCGTAAATGTCGTAGTAGTGGCACACGCTTTCCGACACGCCGTACCCGGTGATCATATCGGCAACCACGTATTTGCGGCTCACGTCGGGCGAGTAATTCGGATCTTCAAGCACCTTCGAAACGCCTTGACGCAGCTGTCCGATCTTTTTGATCTTATCGGCGTCGGTCGGCATAAAGTGACCCTGCAACACTCCTTCTTGCGGGTGCCACAGACCGTAATCTTCGGTGATGGGGATCACCTCGTGGATCTCATCCACGTTGAGGTCGCCGCCCGTTCCGTAATAGTTCTTGAGCAGTGGAATCACCGCCTTGTACCAACGTTGCAAAACGCCCGCTTTGCGCGGATCACTCGGATCGAAATTGATACCCGACTTGGCGCCACCAATGGACGGTCCACTCACCGTGAACTTCACCTCCATGGTCTTGGCGAGCGACAGCACCTCGTGCATGTTGAGGCCCGGACGCATACGCGTACCACCGCCGGCCGCTCCGCCGCGCAGGCTGTTAATGACTACCCAGCCTTCTGCTTCGGTCTCGGGATCGTTCCAGTGAAAGACGATCTCCGGGGCTTTGTTTTCGAATTTTTCGAGCAATTCCTTCATAACGGTCAGTTTCGGTGCCGCAAAGGTATTAAAATGCCCCGCTTTCGCTTTAACCAAAAGTGAATTTTAGTGCTTTTGGGGATGGGCCTCTCGGCCCGATGCGTGATCGCGTGCGGAACCCGTGACGCTGCTCAGGACGTTCACCTCGCCCCGCTGCTTCAACACGGCCATGAAGGCAAAGATCAAAGCCTCTTTGTAGTTGATCAATTGCGGGTCGGGCAAGGTCAGTTCATGACCGCCGTAGTGAGTCACCAGCTCGCGGAAGTAGGTGTTGTACGCGCCACCACCGGTGGCTAAAACCACCTCGGACCGTGAACCATGAACCTTGGACGCTCCCTCGTCCATGGTCCGTGGTCCAAAGTTCATAGTCCATAGTCCATGGTTCAAAGCCAGTTGCTTCGCAGCATGATGCGTCAACGTCGCCAACAGATCATACGGATCCCTGCCCTCGAACTCCGGAAAATAATGGGCGTCCGTGAATTCGCGTCCCAACGACTTGGGTGGAGGCTGCTTAAAAAAGGGTAGGGCATTCCACTTTTTGAACAGCTCAGGGATCACTTTCCCCTTCCTGGCGAATTGTCCTTCGGGATCGTATTCGTGTCGGACCGTTTGAGCCACTTTATTCAGCGCGATGTTCATGGGACCAATATCGCCCGCCTTGCGCACTCCGTTTTTTTCCCACGACGCATTCATGAATCCGCCCAAGTTCAAGCACGCTGCGTATTCGCCAAAGAGCAGTTGATCCCCAATGGGCACCAACGGAGCGCCTTGACCACCCAGGTCTAGGTCGGGCTGACGAAAGTCGTAGATGACCGGAGTTCCTGTTGCGTAGGCTATGGCCTGACCCGAACCGATCTGAACGGACCTTCCGTGCCAAGCTTTAGCATTAGCGTTAGCTGAATCCGGGCCCATGGCCCATGGTTCATGGCCTATAGCCGGTTCACCATTTGCCGGTGGCAAATGGTGAACTGTATGCCCATGACTCCCAATAACGTCCACCTGTTCCTCACCGATGAACTCCTTCACTTGTTCCCCGATCCACTCACCATACAGCCGATCCAGTTGCACCAATTCGTGCTTAGGCAATAGGTGGCTGTGGCTCAAAATACGTCGCCAGTCGTCGGAGTAGGGGATGGTGACAGCTTGGACTATTTCGTAAGACCATGAACCATGACCCGTGGGCCCTGCACCGGACGCACAGTTAAAATCCACACGGACGATGTCTAATCCATCCAAGGACGTTCCGGACATGAGTCCAACCGCTTTGTATGTTCTCTTTTTGATATTCATAGGACCTGATTTTTCGGCAAAGCCAAAAACCTGCTCGAAGAACTGATTTTTCGCCGAAGGCCGAAAAACTGATTTTGCCGCATTCGAATATACTTATCATTTCGACCAACGCGGATGTTGCCGATTGGGGTCTAATTGAGTGAAATTCGTGGCAAAACCTTTAACTTTGCCCTCCTGTTAGCACACTGCACAAACCTAACACAAAAAGAATGACTTTCGAACTGACCGAAGAGCATAAGATGATCCGCGACACGGCCCGCGAATTCGCGCGTACCGAGTTGCTTCCAGGCGTTATCGAACGCGACGACCAACAGAAATTTCCGGCCGAGCAGATTGCCAAAATGGGCGAGCTTGGATTCATGGGTATGATGGTCGATCCGGCGTACAACGGAGGTGGAATGGATACCTTGAGCTATGTGCTCGCCATGGAAGAGATCAGCAAGATCGATGCCTCTGCATCGGTGGCCATGTCGGTCAACAACTCACTCGGTTGCTGGGGGCTCGATAAATATGGAACACCTGAGCAAAAAGAAAAATATCTGAAGCCACTCGCTGCCGGAGAAATCATTGGAGCATTCTGCCTTAGCGAGCCAGAAGCCGGTTCCGACGCTACTTCACAGCGCACCACCGCTGAGGATAAAGGCGATCACTACCTCCTCAACGGAAACAAAAACTGGATCACCAACGGCGGTAGTGCAAGTGTTTACCTCGTCATGGCTCAGACCGATCGCGAAAAAGGACACCGCGGAATCAACTGCCTCATCGTGGAGAAAGGCATGGAAGGATTCGAAGTCGGTAAAAAAGAAGATAAAATGGGTATCCGCGGGTCCGATACCCACAGTCTCATGTTCACCGATGTCAAGGTACCCAAGGAGAACCGTATCGGCGAAGATGG encodes the following:
- a CDS encoding biopolymer transporter ExbD gives rise to the protein MNLRSRNKVSANFSMSSMTDIVFLLLIFFMLTSTLVTTNALDLVLPQSKAKTVKKQSTSVSIDKNLNYFIDRDRIEPELLESMLVNQLGGDAESTIVLRVEKGVPIEYAVTVMDIAYRNQFKIVLATAPK
- a CDS encoding MotA/TolQ/ExbB proton channel family protein, whose product is MAVLFVLSVIAVYIYVERHNAIKKASKEDENFMNNIRDYVKEGRLESATDLCKRTDTPIARMIGKGISRIGKPLNDISAAIENAGKLEVNSMETNLATLATISGAAPMIGFLGTVIGMILAFHEMANAGGQINVEMLSQGIYTAMTTTVAGLIVGIVAFIGYNLLVARVDKVIFKMEARSTEFLDLLHEPVA
- a CDS encoding helix-turn-helix domain-containing protein, encoding MNVKPIRSEQDYREALQRLDEIFDAPTNSEEGDEAEVLTLLIDHYENHHFPIEAPDPIEAIKIRMEEKNLKQKDLVGLIGGKSRVSEILNRRKRLTVDMIRKLEQALNISASVLVGNYELMK
- a CDS encoding energy transducer TonB; this translates as MVGDKDDKRKGLIWTISIHVALIIIFFLFGLKYMVPPPEEGIAINFGNVEAAFGPTSPTKTQSTQTNEVERDVPDVPVESEPVEQIEDVATQDDIETVNIDNQEPQEQAAPEKEKQPEEPKPSDELNNALNDFFNNSESSNEGDAQGSGDMGDPTGNPNAPNYQGNGGTGNSGDYNLGERTALTKPKPDYICNEEGKVVVKVWVNRKGTVVRAEPGDRGTTNTADCLLTKAKEAALKTKWQGDVNAAELEVGTIIYRFKRT
- a CDS encoding anhydro-N-acetylmuramic acid kinase → MNIKKRTYKAVGLMSGTSLDGLDIVRVDFNCASGAGPTGHGSWSYEIVQAVTIPYSDDWRRILSHSHLLPKHELVQLDRLYGEWIGEQVKEFIGEEQVDVIGSHGHTVHHLPPANGEPAIGHEPWAMGPDSANANAKAWHGRSVQIGSGQAIAYATGTPVIYDFRQPDLDLGGQGAPLVPIGDQLLFGEYAACLNLGGFMNASWEKNGVRKAGDIGPMNIALNKVAQTVRHEYDPEGQFARKGKVIPELFKKWNALPFFKQPPPKSLGREFTDAHYFPEFEGRDPYDLLATLTHHAAKQLALNHGLWTMNFGPRTMDEGASKVHGSRSEVVLATGGGAYNTYFRELVTHYGGHELTLPDPQLINYKEALIFAFMAVLKQRGEVNVLSSVTGSARDHASGREAHPQKH
- a CDS encoding acyl-CoA dehydrogenase, yielding MTFELTEEHKMIRDTAREFARTELLPGVIERDDQQKFPAEQIAKMGELGFMGMMVDPAYNGGGMDTLSYVLAMEEISKIDASASVAMSVNNSLGCWGLDKYGTPEQKEKYLKPLAAGEIIGAFCLSEPEAGSDATSQRTTAEDKGDHYLLNGNKNWITNGGSASVYLVMAQTDREKGHRGINCLIVEKGMEGFEVGKKEDKMGIRGSDTHSLMFTDVKVPKENRIGEDGFGFKFAMKTLSGGRIGIASQALGIASGAYELAVQYAKERTTFGKPIGSHQAIAFKLADMATRIEAARLLIYKAAALKDAGKNFDKESAMAKLYASETAMWVTTQAVQVHGGYGYVKEYHVERLMRDAKITEIYEGTSEIQRIVISRAALAD
- the nhaD gene encoding sodium:proton antiporter NhaD, which gives rise to MYIAMVVVFVLGYLFIALEHPFKIDKAASALVTGVVCWALYAALEHFNVEHGYEHHLLEHLSEIASILFFLMGAMTIVEIIDAHEGFSVITDRIGTTNKVKLLWIIAILTFFFSAVLDNLTTSIVMVSLLRKLIKDKETRWMFAGIVVVAANAGGAWSPIGDVTTTMLWIGGQITAGSIIVNIFLSSLVCLLVPLGVLTFTMKGTVERPEKVSHRHDIEVDPREKVIVFILGVAGLLFVPVFKTVTQLPPFMGMMFSLGVLWVVTERMHHGKEYEEKQKLQVIHVLRKIDTSSVLFFLGILLAVASLQSAGQLGALATFLDNNIGTQEASGVYGVSMIIGLLSAIVDNVPLVAASSGMYDIQAAGFFAEDGLFWEFLAYCAGTGGSALIIGSAAGVAVMGLEKIDFIWYLKRISLLALLGYFAGAGWYIIEMSFLR
- a CDS encoding amino acid dehydrogenase; its protein translation is MKELLEKFENKAPEIVFHWNDPETEAEGWVVINSLRGGAAGGGTRMRPGLNMHEVLSLAKTMEVKFTVSGPSIGGAKSGINFDPSDPRKAGVLQRWYKAVIPLLKNYYGTGGDLNVDEIHEVIPITEDYGLWHPQEGVLQGHFMPTDADKIKKIGQLRQGVSKVLEDPNYSPDVSRKYVVADMITGYGVSESVCHYYDIYGGSLEGKRVIVQGWGNVGAAAGFYITQAGAKVVGIIDRAGGLINEDGFTMDEITELYREKAGNQLASSKHKILSFEEVNERIWDLDVEVFLPCAASRLITREQADRMIDTGMEVIACGANVPFADQEIFFGPIAEYVDNRISVVPDFISNCGMARVFAYLMETDVELSDDAIFSDTSNIIREALVKSNAAKSDKTKIAQTAFEIALNQLI